AAAACGACACCAGCAGCAGGTGCAGGTTCACGGTGAGGTTGTTCATCACCACCACCTCAATGGGCCGGGCGCCCACCAAGCGGGCCGAGGCCTCGGTAAGAGTTTCGTGGTAATGCATCCAGGGCGACACGCCGTGGAAATGCCCTTCCACGCCCAGCCGCTCCCAGGCGTCGAACTCCTGCTCTACGGCGGCGCGGGCCGCTTTGGGCTGCAGGCCCAGCGAGTTGCCGCAGAAGTAGGCGCAGGGCCGGCCGTCGGGTCCGGGCGGGATGTGGAACTCCTGGCGGAAGGATGCCAGCGGGTCGGCAGCGTCGAGGGTGCGGAAATCAGTCATGGGGTAGCCGTTTGGGGCCAAAGCGTCAGGTATAAATTATTCAACCAGGTAATACTGCAAAATGCTTTCGAGCAGGTGCAGCTGCACAATCAGGTTGAAGAAGTAGAGCAGCATCACCATTTCGCGGCCGTAGCGCCACTGGCGCCACCCCAGGTACGCCAGGGCGTAGGCCGTGGTCAGGCCGAAGTACCACAGCGTTTGTGCCAGGCTGAAGGCCGGAAAACGCGTGTAGGCACCGAAAATGGGCCACACCAGGCCCAGGCCCGCCGCCACGGCCGCGTAGTACCGCGCCGGCCAGGCCGGCAATTGGCTCACCTGCCAAAACAAAACCACCAGGAAAGGCGTGGCCAGTATGTAGCGCGCCAGGTTGGCCACGTTGCCCTTCTGAAAGAAAACCACGAACAGCAGCGCGCACACCGCATAAGCCAGCGAAAATACCACGGCTGCCGAAGGGTAGGTAAGGCTGAGGCGCTGCGCCCATCGGCGTTTGGCCCGGATGACCAGCCCCAGGCACAGGCCCGCGGCCGCAATGCCCACCGCCATGGCCAGGGCTTCCAGCCAGAGCATATTGATGCCCGTGGTGGCGTGCAACGGCCACAGCGGCCAGCTCAGCACATGGCTCCAGTGCTTGTGGGCTTTGATGAAGCCGAAGGGCTCGCCGGTTTGGACTTTTTGCATGACGGCCACAATGGCCACGGAGGCCACGAGCGTGAGCACGCCCCCAATGCCCAGCCGGCGGGCCCGCCGGGTTTCGCCTGCCACGGCCAGCACAAACACCGTGAGCACCAGCGCGGGCGTAAACAGCGAGCTGGCCGAGCGCGTGAGCCCGGCCCCGAACATGCCCACCAGCGTCCAGTCCAGCCGGTTGCGGTGCAGCCCCGCCAGCATGATGCTGCTGAACAGGAAAAACAAGGCCTCGGTGTAGGGCAGCCACATGAACATGAGCATGGGCGTGGACAGCGCCAGCAGCTGCCACCGGCGCGATAGCCGCAACTGGTGCCCCAGCCAGGCAAAGGCGGCGTTGAAGATGCCGGCGTTGAGCAAGGCCATGCCCAGCGGGCCCAGGTGCGTGAGCCGCCAGAAATAGGGAAACAGCGGAAAGAACGCCGCCGAGCTGGTGCGCACCTCCGAATACGAGTAGCCCTCCCGCGCAATTTGCTGATACCACATGGCATCCCACACGATGAGGTTTTCATCCGAGGGCAGGATATGGATGATGCCGAAGCAATACAATGTGGAAACCAGCGCGGCCACCAGCAGCAGGTGAAGCAGCACCGGGCCCACGGGGCTGTTCCAGGCGCTCAAAACGGCGCGCCGGCTTAACCGGCCCAGCTGCGTCAGCACCGACAGAGAAGAAGCAAAAAGCATGGAATTTCTCATGGGTGCGCCACGATGCGTAAGTCGTCCATATAAGTGGGTTCGCCGTTGAGGTCTTGGTGCCAGAGGTACACCTTCAGGCGGTCTTCAGGGGTGAGGCCGCGGGGCAGGTGCACGCTGTGCTGCACATGCTCCCACTGGCCGTAGCGCTTCACCACCTGCTGCAGGGGCAGGTTTTCCCACACGTCATCGCCCCGGCCGTCGCGGAGCACCTGCACCACAAACACGATTTCGCGGGTGCGGCCGTTGGTCAGGTTCACCCACATGTCCACATCGAAGCGGCGGGGCACAAAGCTGAGCCGCGACAACGGCGTGACGTACGTAGCGGCGAACTCCATGCCCGGCTCGGTTTTGATGGCGGCGTTGCCGGAGTGCGCGGTTTCGTGCGTGAAACCGGCCGGCAGGGCGACGCCCCATTCCTCCAGGTCGTCGAAGGTGGTGGCGAGCAGCACTTCCGGCTTGGGGCCGCAGCCCGCGAGCGCAAGAGCAAGGCCAGCCACCAGCGTTACCCGCAGCGCGGCCCAGCCGCGGGCTAGTAGACGTTTCAGCAAAGCAGCAACAGTATAGGGATGATGAAATAAAAAGAGCTCAAAAGTACGGCGCCCCGTGCCACTCAGGGCCGGAGGGCGGCGGCAAACTGCTGCACGCCGAGCCCCAGCCAGTCCAGCGCGTTCTGGCCCAGCATGCGGGCCTTGATATCATCCGAAAAAGACATCGACTTGATGAGCTGGCCCGGTTCCAGCTCGCCCAGCGGGAAGGGGTAATCGGTGCCGAGGGTAATTTTGTCGGCGCCCAGCGTTTTCACCAGGTAGTCGAGCATCAGCGGGTCGTGCACCAAGGAGTCGACCCAGAACTTGCCCAGGTAGTTGCGCGGGTTGTGGGGGTTGTCGATGGCGCAGAGGTCGGGCCGTACCTGCCAGCCGTGCTCGATGCGCCCGATGGTGCTGGCAAACGAGCCCCCGCCGTGGGCCACGGCCACGCGCAGCCGCGGCAGCCGCTCCAGCACCCCGCCGAAGATGAGCGAGCAGAGCGCCAGCGTGCTTTCGGCGGGCATGCCCACCAGCCAGGGCAGCCAGTACTTGGGCATTTTGGCTTGGGCCATCATGTCCCAGGGGTGCACAAATACGCAGGCGCCCAGCTCCTCGGCCGCCGCGAATATTTCGAAAAGCTCCGGCGCGTCGAGGTTCCAGTCGTTCACGTGGGAGCCGATTTGCACGCCGGCCAGCCCGATTTTCATGCAGCGCTCCAGCTCCCGGATGGCCAGTTTGGGCGCCTGCATCGGGATGGTGCCCAGGCCCACGAAGCGGGTGGGGTAGCGGTGCACCACGTCGGCAATGTGGTCGTTGAGCAGCTGGCTCAAATCCAGGCAGTCGAGAGGCTGGGCCCAGTAGCTGAACATGACGGGCACCGTGCTCAGCACCTGCACCTGCACGCCAAACTGGTCGTACTCGCGCAGGCGCACGGCGGGGTCCCAGCAGTTGTCCTGCACCTCGCGGAAGAACTTGTCGTCCTGCATCATGCGGGCGCAGCAGGGCTTGTGATGGTCCAGCCGGATGAAGCCCCCGTAGCCGTACCGCTCCTTGAGGTCGGGCCAGCGCTCGGGCAGAATGTGGGTGTGGATGTCGATGGAAAGCACGGCCGGGACTAGGCGGAAGTCACCGGCGCGGGTGCCTCCATGTAAGTGCCGCAGTTGGTGCAGGTGCGCTTGGCGTCGTCCTGCCAGAAGGCGTTCATGATGGGCGGCAGCTGGGCCACGATGTCGGTAATCTCGGCAAACTCCTCGTAGAGCTTGTGGCCGCAGTTTTCGCAGTACCACTGGAAGCCGTCGAGCTCGCCGCCTTCGCGGTAGCGCTCCAGCACCAGGCCCACGGTACCGGCCGGGCGGCGGGGCGAGTGCGGTACGTTGGGCGGCAGCAGGAACATCTCGCCCGGGCCGATGGTGATGTCGACGGGCTGGCCGTCCTCGATGATTTTGACGGTCATCGTGCCTTCAATCTGCCAAAACAGCTCCTCGCCCGCGTCCACGTGGTAGTCTTTGCGGGCGTTGGGGCCGCCCACCACCATCACAATGAAGTCCTTGTTGTCTTTGAACACCTGCTGGTTGCCCACCGGGGGCTTCAGCAAATGGCGGTGCTCGTCTATCCACTTTTGAAAGTTGAAGGGGCGGGTTATCATGGCGAGGAGGTGGGTGGTTGGAAGTGCTAAGCTACGGCCGCGACGGCGTTTGCTCCTTCGTTTTCGGGGCCTCGCGCCGGGCTACCGGCAGGCGCTACTTTTGCTGCCGGGGCCAGCCGGCCCGCCCATTCACCGGCGCCGAAAAGGGGGCCGCCCCGACACCTATGAATTACTGGCTGCGACTGAGCTTGCTGACGGCCTTCTACGGCGCCCTGTTTGCCGCGCTTACCTGGCCGCTGGCGGCGCACTTCACCTCGTCGTTTCTGGTGGTGCCGGGGCACGACACCTACATGTACCCCTGGAACACCTGGCACTTCCGCACGGCGGTGCAAACCGGGCAGCCGGTTTTTCATACCGACTGGCTGTTCTACCCGCTGGGCTCCTGGCTGATACTGCACACCTACACGCCCATCATCGGCCTGATTAGCGTGCTGGTGGGCAATGACATTCTGGCCCTCAACATCGGCCTGCTGCTGAGCTATTCGCTGTCGGCCGCCGGGGCCTACCTGTTGGCCCGGCGCTGGGTGCAAAGCCCGCTGCTGTGCCTGCTGGCGGGCTTCATCTTCGCCTATTCGCCCTACAAGCTGCAGCGCCTGCCCGAGCACTACAACCTGGTGCTCACGGCCACGGTGCCGTTCTACGTGTTGGCGTTTCTGGATGCGTTTCGGTTCCGGGAAAGGAAGTTTCTGCCCGCAGTGCGGAGCTGGAAGGCCGCGGCCGGCTGCGTAGCGCTGGGCCTGGTCACGCTGCTCAGCGACTACTACGTGCTGTTTGGGCTGCTGTATTTTTCGCTGGCTTACGCGGCGTGGTACTGGTTTGGAATGGGCCAGATTCGGTGGCGCGAGTGGCGCACCTGGGCCTGGCTGGGCGGCATTCTGGTGCTGAGCCACGTCCTCATCCGGCTGCTGCGCCGCTGGGGCGTGGAAGACAACGGCGGCTTCTGGTGGGGCGGCGACCTGGTCGACTTTATCATGCCGCCGCCCACCAGCCGCTTCGTGTATTGGGGCTGGGCCGCGCGGCTCTACCACAACCCCAAGGTGTTCACCATGCCGGGCTCGCTCGAAAACACCTTGTTCCTGGGCTACGCGCTGCCGCTGCTGGCGCTGGGTTTGTGGACCTTGCGCAAGGCCCACCGTCGGCCTGTTTCAGCCGTGGCGCAGGAAGAGCAGGGCCGGCCGCTGGCTTGGGTGCTGCTGTTCTTCGTGATGCTGACCCTGCCCGCCATGCGCA
This DNA window, taken from Hymenobacter sp. 5317J-9, encodes the following:
- a CDS encoding 3-hydroxyanthranilate 3,4-dioxygenase — its product is MITRPFNFQKWIDEHRHLLKPPVGNQQVFKDNKDFIVMVVGGPNARKDYHVDAGEELFWQIEGTMTVKIIEDGQPVDITIGPGEMFLLPPNVPHSPRRPAGTVGLVLERYREGGELDGFQWYCENCGHKLYEEFAEITDIVAQLPPIMNAFWQDDAKRTCTNCGTYMEAPAPVTSA
- a CDS encoding amidohydrolase family protein is translated as MLSIDIHTHILPERWPDLKERYGYGGFIRLDHHKPCCARMMQDDKFFREVQDNCWDPAVRLREYDQFGVQVQVLSTVPVMFSYWAQPLDCLDLSQLLNDHIADVVHRYPTRFVGLGTIPMQAPKLAIRELERCMKIGLAGVQIGSHVNDWNLDAPELFEIFAAAEELGACVFVHPWDMMAQAKMPKYWLPWLVGMPAESTLALCSLIFGGVLERLPRLRVAVAHGGGSFASTIGRIEHGWQVRPDLCAIDNPHNPRNYLGKFWVDSLVHDPLMLDYLVKTLGADKITLGTDYPFPLGELEPGQLIKSMSFSDDIKARMLGQNALDWLGLGVQQFAAALRP